One region of Syngnathus scovelli strain Florida chromosome 15, RoL_Ssco_1.2, whole genome shotgun sequence genomic DNA includes:
- the orai2 gene encoding protein orai-2, producing the protein MSRELNVPRGSPAPGMSEQAPDGGAGSCMDYRDWVRRSYLELVSSNHHSVQALSWRKLYLSRAKLKASSRTSALLSGFAMVAMVEVQLEMQYSYPRVLLVAFSVCTTVLVAVHLFALLISTCILPNVEAVSNIHNLNSVSESPHERMHYYIELAWGFSTALGILLFLAEVVLLCWIKFLPVDSGGAASAAAETAAQDSGWLAALASTVIMVPVGVIFVVFTVHFYRSLVRHKTERHHQEIEELHKIKVQLDGHERALQVV; encoded by the exons ATGAGCAGAGAGCTCAACGTGCCCAGGGGCTCACCGGCCCCGGGCATGTCAGAGCAGGCCCCAGATGGTGGAGCCGGCAGTTGCATGGACTACAGGGACTGGGTGCGGCGTAGCTACCTGGAGCTCGTCAGCTCTAACCACCATTCAGTGCAGGCCCTTTCTTGGAGGAAACTCTACCTGAGCAGGGCGAAGCTTAAGGCCTCCAGCAGGACCTCAGCGCTCCTCTCCGGCTTTGCAATG GTGGCCATGGTGGAAGTGCAACTCGAGATGCAGTACAGTTACCCGCGCGTGCTACTGGTGGCGTTCAGCGTGTGCACCACGGTGCTGGTGGCCGTGCACCTGTTTGCGCTGCTCATCAGCACGTGCATTCTGCCCAACGTGGAGGCGGTCAGCAACATCCACAACCTCAACTCTGTCAGCGAGTCGCCGCACGAGCGCATGCACTACTACATCGAGCTGGCGTGGGGCTTCTCCACGGCACTGGGCATCCTGCTCTTCCTGGCCGAGGTGGTGCTCCTCTGCTGGATCAAGTTCCTGCCTGTGGACTCGGGAGGCGCTGCATCGGCCGCCGCCGAGACTGCTGCAcaggatagcggctggctggcggCGCTGGCGTCTACCGTCATCATGGTGCCTGTGGGCGTCATCTTTGTGGTCTTCACTGTTCACTTCTACCGCTCGTTGGTGCGCCACAAGACGGAGCGCCACCACCAGGAGATCGAGGAGCTGCACAAGATCAAGGTGCAGCTGGACGGCCACGAGAGGGCGCTGCAGGTCGTGTGA